From the genome of Paraburkholderia flava, one region includes:
- a CDS encoding GntR family transcriptional regulator, whose protein sequence is MPNPTGNLIPLSPQPLYEQIKAALRAHILDGTYAPHARMPSESGLCASFGVSRITVRQALGDLEKEGLLFRVHGKGTFVSKPKAFQNVTALQGFAEAMSSMGHEIVNQLRTLRFVQADPHIAERLALPEGARVAEIHRVRLLNREPVSLEVTWVPEALGKRLANADLVTRDIFLILENDCGLALGHADVSIDAVLADDELADALHLDEGGPVLRIERLTHTADGTPVDYEYLYFRGDAFQYRLRVDRQKADRNTRAA, encoded by the coding sequence GTGCCGAACCCTACCGGAAACCTGATCCCCCTGTCGCCGCAGCCGCTCTACGAGCAGATCAAGGCTGCTCTGCGCGCGCACATTCTCGACGGCACCTACGCGCCTCACGCCCGCATGCCATCCGAAAGCGGACTGTGCGCGAGCTTCGGCGTGAGCCGCATCACCGTGCGCCAGGCGCTCGGCGATCTGGAGAAGGAAGGGCTGCTGTTCCGCGTGCACGGCAAGGGCACGTTCGTGTCGAAGCCGAAGGCATTTCAGAACGTCACTGCGCTGCAGGGTTTTGCGGAGGCGATGTCGTCGATGGGCCATGAGATCGTCAACCAGCTACGCACGCTGCGTTTCGTGCAGGCTGACCCTCACATCGCAGAACGACTTGCGTTGCCCGAAGGAGCGCGCGTCGCGGAGATTCATCGCGTGCGGTTGCTCAATCGCGAGCCGGTGTCGCTCGAAGTTACGTGGGTGCCCGAAGCGCTCGGCAAGCGTCTCGCGAACGCAGACCTCGTCACGCGCGACATCTTCCTGATTCTCGAGAACGACTGCGGGCTGGCACTCGGCCACGCGGACGTATCGATCGATGCAGTGCTCGCCGACGACGAACTCGCCGACGCGCTGCATCTCGACGAGGGCGGTCCGGTGCTGCGCATCGAACGGCTTACGCATACGGCCGACGGTACGCCGGTCGATTACGAGTACCTGTATTTTCGCGGCGACGCATTCCAGTACCGCTTGCGCGTCGACCGTCAGAAAGCGGATCGGAACACGAGGGCAGCATGA
- a CDS encoding TIGR00730 family Rossman fold protein, with protein MTIRSINSVAVFCGSNHGASNAFADGAQTLGTTLAEAGITVVYGGTTKGLMGVVADAALTAGGDVHGVITEGLHRRGHSHPGLTRHEIVPTLRRRKERMIELADAFIALPGGIGTIEELMEVWTMNQLLEIDKPVGLLNSAGFFTTFLQFIDHMVDTRFLPPAHRHSISVDTDTHAVIDKLRSYTRADVPKWL; from the coding sequence ATGACGATACGTTCAATCAATTCCGTTGCGGTCTTTTGCGGATCGAACCATGGTGCGTCTAACGCGTTTGCCGATGGCGCGCAAACACTCGGGACGACGCTGGCGGAAGCCGGCATTACCGTCGTCTACGGTGGAACGACGAAAGGCTTGATGGGCGTCGTCGCCGACGCTGCCTTAACGGCTGGCGGAGACGTGCATGGCGTGATTACCGAAGGCCTGCATCGGCGCGGACACTCGCATCCGGGTTTGACCAGACACGAAATCGTACCGACGCTACGCCGTCGCAAGGAACGGATGATCGAACTGGCCGACGCGTTCATCGCGCTGCCCGGAGGAATCGGAACGATCGAGGAGCTGATGGAAGTGTGGACGATGAACCAGCTTCTGGAGATCGACAAGCCCGTCGGCCTGTTGAATTCCGCCGGCTTTTTCACGACGTTTCTGCAGTTTATCGACCACATGGTCGACACAAGATTTCTGCCGCCGGCGCATCGACATTCGATATCCGTCGACACGGACACGCATGCAGTGATCGACAAGCTGCGCAGCTATACGCGGGCCGATGTGCCTAAATGGCTATGA
- a CDS encoding carboxymuconolactone decarboxylase family protein produces the protein MSNRIDYTKASPDGYKAFGAVYVTLQKSGLPKELIDLVYLRVSQINGCAFCIDMHTRDLRKSGVTVEKLTLLPVWRDSGEVFSVRERVALAWAEAVTRIADTHAPDADYEAAAVEFSAKELADLTYAIGLMNAFNRFGIAFRTPPKG, from the coding sequence ATGAGCAACCGCATCGACTACACCAAGGCATCGCCGGACGGCTATAAGGCCTTTGGCGCCGTATACGTCACGCTGCAAAAATCCGGACTTCCGAAAGAACTGATCGACCTCGTCTATCTGCGTGTGTCGCAGATCAACGGCTGCGCCTTTTGCATCGACATGCATACCCGCGATCTGCGCAAGTCCGGCGTCACCGTGGAAAAGCTCACGTTGTTACCCGTGTGGCGCGATTCAGGCGAGGTATTCAGCGTTCGCGAACGCGTTGCGCTGGCATGGGCGGAAGCGGTCACGCGCATCGCTGACACGCACGCTCCGGATGCCGACTACGAAGCCGCCGCAGTCGAATTCAGCGCAAAGGAACTCGCCGACCTGACTTACGCGATCGGCTTGATGAATGCGTTCAACCGCTTCGGCATCGCATTCCGCACGCCCCCGAAAGGCTGA
- a CDS encoding ABC transporter substrate-binding protein: MAAVFAPGGTLRASINLGNPVLASLDPATGKPVGVSVDLATEFAKRLGVPLQLVAVKSAGLSVENVNQDKADIGFFAIDPKRGQEIAFTQPYVLIEGFYLVRNASPVTTNEQVDQPGVTVAVGAGSAYDLFLTRELHHATLVRIPTSPAVVQGFLDQHLDVAAGVKQQLEEDAAKAGGLRILNQRFMVIRQAMGVPKAKGEEAAAYLSKFVEEMKTSGFVAASLERHGIKGAEVASSGD; encoded by the coding sequence ATGGCTGCGGTGTTCGCACCAGGCGGCACGTTGCGCGCATCGATCAATCTCGGCAACCCGGTTCTCGCCAGTCTCGACCCGGCGACGGGCAAACCGGTCGGCGTGTCCGTCGATCTCGCCACCGAATTCGCGAAGCGGCTCGGCGTGCCGCTGCAACTGGTCGCGGTCAAGTCGGCGGGGCTGTCGGTCGAGAACGTGAATCAGGACAAGGCGGACATCGGCTTCTTCGCAATCGATCCGAAACGTGGACAGGAAATCGCGTTCACGCAGCCGTACGTGCTGATCGAAGGCTTCTACCTCGTGCGGAACGCTTCACCGGTCACGACCAACGAACAGGTCGATCAACCTGGCGTGACGGTCGCGGTCGGTGCGGGCAGCGCTTACGATCTGTTTCTGACGCGAGAACTGCATCATGCAACGCTTGTGAGGATTCCGACTTCGCCTGCTGTTGTGCAGGGCTTTCTGGATCAGCACCTCGACGTCGCCGCCGGCGTCAAGCAACAGCTCGAAGAAGATGCCGCTAAAGCCGGTGGATTGCGGATACTGAATCAGCGCTTCATGGTGATCCGTCAGGCGATGGGCGTGCCGAAGGCAAAGGGCGAAGAAGCGGCGGCGTATCTGTCGAAATTCGTCGAGGAGATGAAGACGTCGGGCTTCGTCGCTGCGTCGCTGGAACGGCATGGGATCAAAGGCGCGGAGGTGGCGAGCAGCGGCGACTAA
- a CDS encoding GNAT family N-acetyltransferase, translated as MSNALLESTQPVLTGQRVELHPLEQKHASGLVDAAADGELWNLTVTVVPGSDTIDAYIATALEGQRAGTVMPFAIVDRDSGRIVGSTRFWKIDRKNRKLEIGHTWLSASVQRSSVNTECKYLLLSYAFETMECVRVQFTTDELNEKSRAAILRIGAKQEGIVRHERIMPDGRKRNSVRFSIIDSEWADVKALLSARLAAS; from the coding sequence ATGAGCAACGCCCTCCTGGAATCCACCCAACCTGTCCTGACCGGTCAGCGCGTCGAACTCCACCCGCTGGAGCAGAAACACGCATCCGGCCTTGTCGATGCAGCCGCCGACGGCGAACTATGGAACCTGACGGTAACGGTCGTGCCCGGTTCCGACACCATCGATGCGTACATCGCGACCGCACTCGAAGGACAACGCGCCGGCACGGTGATGCCCTTCGCAATTGTCGATCGCGATAGCGGACGGATCGTCGGCAGCACGCGGTTCTGGAAAATCGATCGCAAGAACCGCAAGCTGGAAATCGGTCATACGTGGCTGAGCGCATCGGTGCAACGCTCCAGCGTCAATACCGAATGCAAGTACCTGTTGCTCAGTTACGCGTTTGAGACAATGGAATGCGTGCGCGTGCAGTTCACGACCGACGAACTCAACGAGAAATCGCGTGCGGCGATTCTGCGCATCGGAGCAAAGCAGGAAGGCATCGTGCGACACGAACGCATCATGCCGGACGGGCGCAAGCGCAATTCGGTGCGCTTCAGCATCATCGATTCGGAATGGGCCGACGTGAAGGCGTTGCTATCGGCGAGGCTCGCAGCGTCATGA
- a CDS encoding transporter substrate-binding domain-containing protein — MTHSDRRDTVTLAYIDEPPFGWTQADGIATGADVELADTILRAIGVETIVHHATTFAELLPGVENERWDINVPLFVTAERATRVNFSVPVWAIGDGFLVRTGNPKQLTDYVSLAHRADARLGIITGQVQHLAATRAGVSAAQITLFDEQSDAIDALRSGAIDAYASTALGNRIVAERVGTDVVSAVAHEAGHSVPRGAFSFSKRNRALLEAFDRQLRIYLGSADHRERMGRYGFTAAEIDPVASR, encoded by the coding sequence ATGACCCATAGCGACCGGCGCGACACGGTCACGCTCGCGTACATCGACGAACCACCGTTCGGCTGGACGCAAGCGGATGGCATAGCGACGGGCGCCGACGTCGAACTCGCGGACACGATACTGCGCGCGATCGGCGTCGAGACAATCGTCCATCACGCGACGACGTTCGCCGAACTGCTGCCCGGTGTGGAGAACGAACGATGGGACATCAACGTCCCGCTGTTCGTCACCGCCGAGCGTGCGACGCGCGTGAATTTCAGCGTACCCGTATGGGCAATCGGCGATGGGTTTCTGGTGCGCACAGGCAATCCCAAACAGTTGACCGATTACGTTTCGCTGGCGCATCGCGCCGACGCACGGCTTGGCATCATCACCGGGCAGGTGCAGCATCTCGCGGCGACACGCGCCGGCGTATCTGCAGCGCAAATCACACTCTTCGATGAACAGTCCGACGCGATCGATGCACTGCGCAGCGGCGCAATCGATGCGTACGCGAGCACCGCGCTCGGCAATCGCATCGTCGCGGAGCGGGTCGGTACGGACGTCGTGAGCGCGGTCGCACATGAAGCAGGCCATTCGGTACCACGCGGCGCGTTCTCGTTTTCGAAGCGCAATCGCGCGTTGCTTGAAGCGTTCGACCGGCAATTGCGGATCTATCTGGGTTCGGCGGATCATCGCGAGCGGATGGGACGCTATGGATTCACTGCGGCCGAAATCGATCCGGTAGCGTCGCGCTAA
- the pcaG gene encoding protocatechuate 3,4-dioxygenase subunit alpha, with translation MTTLKQTPSQTVGPYFAYGLCPQQYDFAFRSLFSATLADREAKGEHLTIVGQVFDGNGDVVFDAMLEMSQVDSDGRYPASRDECIASGFRGFARVGTGTDPQRRFIVETVKPGRASPDEAPHVNVIVTMRGMLLHTFTRIYFDDEAAANERDPVLASVPAERRATLIARREPGAGAAVYRFDIHMQGERETVFFDL, from the coding sequence ATGACGACACTGAAACAGACGCCCTCGCAGACAGTCGGCCCGTACTTCGCGTACGGCCTTTGTCCGCAGCAATACGATTTCGCGTTTCGCAGCCTGTTCAGCGCGACGCTCGCCGATCGCGAAGCAAAGGGCGAACACCTGACGATCGTCGGTCAGGTGTTCGACGGCAACGGCGACGTGGTGTTCGATGCGATGCTCGAGATGTCGCAGGTGGATAGCGATGGCCGCTACCCGGCGTCGCGCGACGAATGCATCGCGAGCGGCTTTCGCGGCTTCGCACGCGTGGGCACCGGCACGGACCCGCAGCGGCGCTTTATCGTCGAGACGGTGAAGCCCGGCCGCGCGTCACCCGACGAAGCGCCGCACGTCAACGTGATCGTGACGATGCGCGGCATGCTGCTGCACACGTTCACGCGGATCTATTTCGACGACGAAGCCGCTGCGAACGAACGCGACCCGGTGTTGGCGAGCGTCCCGGCGGAACGGCGCGCGACGTTGATTGCGCGACGCGAGCCCGGTGCGGGCGCGGCAGTGTATCGCTTCGACATTCACATGCAGGGCGAGCGCGAAACTGTGTTCTTTGATCTGTAG
- a CDS encoding gamma-butyrobetaine hydroxylase-like domain-containing protein — protein MIAPQRVNVDGRTRTLTLEWDDTHAQTLAHALLRAECPCAACRRVKLGGKQNVHVPHDVAVIDVQPMGYGVQIAFSDGHAQGIYPWAFLRTLDAHEEAEKRPA, from the coding sequence ATGATCGCGCCTCAACGAGTCAATGTCGACGGACGCACACGCACGCTGACGCTCGAATGGGACGATACGCACGCGCAAACGTTAGCTCACGCGCTGCTGCGCGCAGAGTGTCCGTGCGCAGCGTGCCGGCGTGTGAAACTCGGTGGAAAGCAAAACGTGCATGTACCGCACGACGTCGCAGTCATCGACGTGCAGCCGATGGGCTACGGCGTGCAGATCGCGTTCAGCGACGGACACGCGCAGGGCATTTATCCGTGGGCGTTTCTGCGTACGCTCGATGCACACGAAGAAGCAGAAAAAAGGCCCGCGTAA
- a CDS encoding DMT family transporter — MSWALLCVAGILEIAFAFAMKSSEGFTRLTPALFTVGTGLSSVFLLSLSLRTLPVGTGYAVWTGIGAAGTAILGIAMLGDSAAPMRILCIVLILAGVIGLKLVSGS; from the coding sequence ATGTCATGGGCACTACTTTGCGTTGCGGGAATTCTTGAGATCGCATTCGCGTTCGCGATGAAATCATCCGAAGGGTTCACGCGATTGACGCCCGCGCTGTTCACGGTCGGCACGGGTTTGTCGAGTGTCTTTCTTCTTTCGCTGTCGCTGCGGACGCTGCCGGTGGGGACGGGCTACGCAGTCTGGACCGGCATCGGCGCGGCAGGCACGGCGATTCTCGGCATCGCGATGCTGGGCGATTCCGCTGCGCCGATGCGGATTCTTTGCATCGTGCTCATTCTGGCCGGCGTGATCGGCCTCAAACTGGTATCGGGATCGTGA
- a CDS encoding FMN-dependent NADH-azoreductase, with protein sequence MKILHISCSPRGEEAESYRLSQKIVALLKTKAPTATVIDRVLGGGALSHIDGNYALAQHSATADVAPQGSIVTSEVLIQELENSDVVVIGTPMHNLSVPSALKAWIDHVIRARRTFNITRDGKIGTLRDRPVFVAVASGGKFSGEHARQPDFLTPYLKLILGTIGLHDLRFFSIEGTGAGPDAIASAHAATEKSLQVHFSSFALPVSDLSS encoded by the coding sequence ATGAAAATTCTGCACATCAGCTGCAGCCCTCGCGGGGAAGAGGCCGAAAGCTACAGGCTCTCGCAAAAGATCGTCGCGCTTCTAAAGACAAAGGCGCCAACAGCGACCGTCATCGATCGCGTGCTGGGTGGCGGTGCCCTGTCGCACATCGATGGAAATTACGCGCTCGCGCAGCATTCGGCTACGGCGGACGTGGCACCACAGGGTTCCATCGTGACTTCCGAAGTGCTGATCCAGGAGCTGGAGAATTCGGATGTCGTCGTGATCGGAACACCGATGCACAATCTGAGTGTCCCGTCTGCTCTAAAAGCATGGATCGATCATGTCATTCGGGCACGTCGAACGTTCAACATAACCAGGGATGGAAAAATCGGCACGCTGCGGGATCGCCCCGTGTTCGTCGCGGTGGCGTCGGGCGGGAAATTCTCGGGCGAGCACGCGCGTCAACCCGATTTTCTGACACCGTATCTAAAGCTCATTCTCGGAACGATCGGCCTGCATGATCTCAGGTTCTTTTCGATCGAAGGGACAGGCGCCGGACCTGATGCGATCGCCTCGGCGCATGCGGCAACCGAGAAATCGCTGCAGGTGCACTTCTCCTCGTTCGCGTTGCCGGTCAGCGATCTTTCATCCTGA
- a CDS encoding HEAT repeat domain-containing protein, whose amino-acid sequence MSDLIHSPALPLLFDPATLDPEAAALLPRLASQDAAVRRIALLALADLEDETALAPIVALLRTDAATDVRAEAARVLGAWERDDVVEALCAALVDPAEDVRDAAALSLSQLKDVRYAPIVARWSTHDEPFVRAAALRALRELRYEGALEPALAALRAPEAAVRLEAVSVLGWLKNAQALGPLTTLASNDTDADVRRSATSALGLADAADAQAIDALLRALRDDAWQVREAAATTLGKLRPLHACDALLAALDDEYWQVRLQTARALGKLRDGRAVAPVAALLTHTISNLRKEAALALGELGDATARPALETAAADTDPEVRKAVRIALAQIDGAAR is encoded by the coding sequence ATGAGCGATCTTATCCATAGTCCTGCGCTGCCGCTGCTGTTCGATCCGGCGACGCTCGATCCCGAGGCGGCCGCGTTGTTGCCGCGCCTTGCATCGCAGGATGCGGCCGTGCGCCGCATTGCACTGCTTGCGCTTGCGGATCTCGAAGATGAAACCGCGCTCGCACCGATCGTCGCGTTGCTGCGCACAGATGCAGCCACCGACGTTCGCGCGGAGGCCGCGCGTGTGCTTGGCGCATGGGAGCGCGACGATGTCGTCGAGGCGTTGTGTGCGGCGCTGGTCGATCCTGCTGAAGACGTCCGCGATGCTGCTGCGCTGAGTCTGTCGCAACTGAAGGACGTACGCTATGCGCCGATCGTCGCGCGCTGGAGCACGCACGACGAACCGTTCGTGCGCGCGGCTGCGTTGCGCGCATTGCGCGAGCTGCGTTATGAAGGCGCGCTCGAGCCCGCGCTCGCCGCATTGCGTGCGCCCGAAGCGGCAGTGCGGCTTGAAGCCGTGAGCGTGCTGGGTTGGCTCAAGAATGCGCAAGCCCTCGGTCCGTTGACCACGCTCGCCTCCAACGATACCGACGCAGACGTGCGGCGCTCGGCCACCAGTGCGCTCGGTCTCGCCGACGCAGCGGATGCGCAGGCAATCGACGCGCTGCTGCGCGCATTGCGCGACGACGCATGGCAGGTACGCGAAGCGGCTGCGACGACGCTAGGTAAACTGCGGCCGCTACATGCATGTGACGCGTTGCTCGCCGCGCTCGACGATGAATACTGGCAGGTACGTCTGCAGACAGCACGTGCGCTCGGCAAGCTGCGCGATGGACGCGCAGTCGCACCGGTCGCGGCGCTTCTCACGCATACGATCAGCAATCTGCGCAAGGAGGCGGCGCTCGCACTAGGCGAACTCGGTGACGCGACCGCACGGCCCGCGCTCGAAACTGCCGCTGCCGATACAGACCCCGAGGTGCGCAAGGCGGTACGCATCGCACTCGCGCAGATCGATGGAGCCGCGCGATGA
- a CDS encoding fumarate reductase/succinate dehydrogenase flavoprotein subunit: protein MNTQVSEYDVVVVGGGTAGPMAAVKAKEADPTLKVLLLEKAHVKRSGAISMGMDGLNNAIIPGHATPEQYTKEITIANDGIVDQSAVYAYARHSFATIEELDRWGVKFEKDGTGDYAVKKVHHMGSYVLPMPEGHDIKKVLYRQLKRARIAITNRIVVTRVLLDANGHACGVLGFDCRTAEFHVIRAKAVILCCGAAGRLGLPASGYLMGTYENPTNAGDGYAMAYHAGAALANLECFQINPLIKDYNGPACAYVTGPLGGFTANGKGERFIECDYWSGQMMWEFYQELESGNGPVFLKLDHLAEETIQTIEQILHTNERPSRGRFHAGRGTDYRQQMVEMHISEIGFCSGHSASGVYVNERAETTVPGLYSAGDMAAVPHNYMLGAFTYGWFAGTNAARYVAGREHAPLDDAQIAAERTRIYAPLERETGLAPAQVEYKLRRMVNDYLQPPKVTRKMEIGLQRFAAIAEDIDAIKADNPHELMRAAEVRAIRDCAEMAAHASLFRTESRWGLYHHRVDYPQRDDANWFCHTHLSKDASGRMTSAKRAVEPYVVPLDAHDSDAYNKLRIGEPALADA, encoded by the coding sequence ATGAACACGCAGGTGAGCGAATACGACGTCGTGGTGGTGGGCGGCGGCACGGCGGGACCGATGGCGGCCGTGAAGGCGAAAGAGGCGGACCCAACGCTAAAAGTGCTATTGCTGGAGAAGGCGCACGTCAAGCGCAGCGGCGCGATCTCGATGGGGATGGACGGTCTCAATAACGCGATCATTCCAGGCCACGCGACGCCCGAGCAATACACGAAAGAAATCACGATCGCGAACGACGGCATCGTCGATCAATCCGCCGTCTATGCGTATGCGCGGCACAGCTTCGCGACGATCGAAGAACTCGACCGCTGGGGCGTGAAGTTCGAAAAGGACGGCACCGGCGATTACGCGGTGAAGAAAGTGCATCACATGGGCTCGTACGTGCTGCCGATGCCGGAGGGGCACGACATCAAGAAGGTGTTGTACCGGCAGCTTAAGCGTGCACGTATCGCGATCACCAATCGAATCGTCGTGACGCGGGTGCTGCTGGACGCAAACGGGCACGCGTGCGGCGTGCTGGGTTTCGACTGCCGTACTGCGGAGTTTCACGTGATTCGCGCGAAAGCGGTGATCCTGTGCTGCGGCGCGGCCGGTCGGCTGGGTCTGCCGGCATCGGGCTATCTGATGGGCACGTACGAAAACCCGACCAACGCAGGCGACGGCTACGCAATGGCCTATCACGCGGGTGCCGCGCTCGCGAATCTGGAGTGCTTCCAGATCAACCCGCTGATCAAGGACTACAACGGTCCCGCCTGCGCGTACGTGACGGGGCCGCTCGGTGGGTTTACCGCGAACGGTAAGGGCGAGCGCTTTATCGAATGCGACTACTGGAGCGGGCAGATGATGTGGGAGTTCTATCAGGAACTGGAGAGCGGCAACGGTCCTGTGTTCCTGAAGCTCGATCACCTCGCCGAAGAAACCATCCAGACCATCGAACAGATTCTGCACACCAACGAACGACCGAGTCGCGGACGCTTCCACGCAGGACGCGGCACCGACTATCGGCAGCAGATGGTCGAGATGCACATTTCGGAAATCGGTTTCTGCAGCGGACACAGTGCATCGGGCGTGTACGTGAACGAGCGCGCCGAGACGACGGTGCCCGGCCTCTACTCGGCCGGCGATATGGCCGCGGTGCCGCACAACTACATGCTCGGTGCGTTCACGTATGGCTGGTTCGCGGGCACGAACGCGGCACGTTACGTCGCGGGCCGCGAACATGCGCCGCTCGACGATGCGCAGATTGCCGCCGAACGCACACGCATCTACGCACCGCTCGAACGCGAGACGGGTCTGGCGCCCGCGCAGGTCGAATACAAGCTGCGCCGGATGGTGAACGACTACCTGCAACCGCCGAAGGTCACGCGCAAGATGGAGATCGGCCTGCAGCGTTTCGCGGCAATCGCGGAGGACATCGATGCGATCAAGGCCGACAACCCGCACGAACTGATGCGTGCAGCCGAAGTGCGCGCGATCCGCGATTGCGCGGAAATGGCTGCACATGCATCGCTGTTTCGCACGGAGAGTCGGTGGGGGCTTTACCACCATCGCGTCGATTATCCGCAGCGCGACGACGCGAACTGGTTCTGCCATACGCATCTGTCGAAGGATGCATCGGGCCGGATGACGAGCGCGAAGCGCGCGGTCGAACCATACGTCGTGCCGCTCGATGCACACGATAGCGACGCGTACAACAAGCTGCGCATCGGCGAGCCGGCGCTGGCCGACGCGTAA
- a CDS encoding 4Fe-4S dicluster domain-containing protein, producing the protein MSTTPHDIFQRSAAPVTIYEDLCIADKGCTVCVDVCPLDLLAIDVSKGKAYMKFDECWYCMPCEKDCPTGAVKVDIPYLLR; encoded by the coding sequence ATGTCCACCACCCCGCACGACATTTTTCAGCGCAGCGCCGCACCCGTGACGATCTATGAAGATCTCTGCATCGCCGACAAAGGCTGCACCGTATGCGTCGATGTGTGCCCGCTCGATCTGCTCGCAATCGACGTATCGAAGGGCAAGGCTTATATGAAGTTCGACGAATGCTGGTACTGCATGCCGTGCGAGAAGGATTGCCCGACGGGCGCGGTGAAGGTCGACATTCCCTATCTGCTGCGCTGA
- a CDS encoding PLP-dependent aminotransferase family protein — MTKPGPLSSPLDPAAAAPFYRQIYDRLRTAIAGGVLKPGDRIPSARGLANELGLARGTVEAAYSLLTAEGYIEARGQAGTVVTPGLKPRAPVAIEKPAPNNNIAEPSFRPDSILPFQMGLPALDAFPRKIWARLGARCVRAMQPADMVHPPVYGSPALRTEIAAYLQVSRGINCVPSQIFITSGYRNTIELIAHALFKAGDRVWVENPGYPPTREIFANMNIGAVPVSVDGDGVIVSEGIRLASTARAAVVTPAHQSPLCVSLSLARRHALLDWAARNKAWVIEDDYDGEYRYVSRPLPALKSLDRDGRVLYAGTFSKVLLPSLRLAYVVVPEALVERFEQIVQIFAGGSPELTQAIVTAFIAEGHFARHIQRMRKLYAERREATIAGLGNVLGHHVHIDIPPGGMHVILRLKGRRSDRRLVSRMREEGLYGEALTDWTVDGDGPSAVLVSFTNVASQRAAENLGRRILKSMS, encoded by the coding sequence ATGACGAAGCCAGGCCCCCTCTCATCGCCACTGGATCCCGCAGCGGCCGCACCGTTTTACCGGCAGATCTACGACCGGCTGCGCACCGCCATTGCCGGCGGCGTGCTGAAACCGGGCGACCGTATTCCATCTGCACGTGGGCTGGCGAACGAACTGGGTCTCGCAAGAGGCACGGTCGAGGCCGCATATTCGCTGCTAACGGCCGAGGGATACATCGAGGCACGCGGCCAGGCCGGAACCGTCGTGACACCGGGCCTCAAGCCGCGAGCACCGGTTGCAATCGAGAAGCCCGCGCCGAATAACAACATTGCCGAGCCGAGTTTTCGGCCTGATTCGATTCTGCCGTTCCAGATGGGTTTGCCTGCACTGGACGCGTTCCCGCGAAAAATCTGGGCACGCCTCGGCGCACGATGCGTACGCGCAATGCAGCCCGCCGACATGGTTCACCCTCCGGTATATGGCTCGCCGGCGCTTCGTACCGAAATCGCGGCCTATCTGCAGGTGTCGAGAGGAATCAACTGCGTCCCTTCGCAGATATTCATTACGTCGGGGTATCGGAACACGATCGAGTTGATCGCGCATGCGTTGTTCAAGGCGGGCGATCGGGTCTGGGTCGAGAACCCCGGCTATCCGCCGACGCGGGAGATATTCGCGAACATGAACATCGGGGCTGTGCCGGTGTCCGTCGATGGCGACGGAGTGATCGTTTCGGAAGGCATCAGGCTTGCGTCGACGGCGCGCGCGGCGGTGGTCACGCCTGCGCATCAGAGTCCGCTGTGTGTGTCGCTGTCGCTGGCACGACGCCACGCGTTGCTGGACTGGGCCGCGCGCAACAAGGCATGGGTGATCGAGGACGACTACGACGGCGAGTACCGGTATGTCAGCCGGCCGCTGCCTGCGCTAAAGAGTCTGGATCGCGATGGCCGTGTGCTCTATGCGGGCACGTTTAGCAAGGTGCTGCTACCGAGTCTCCGGCTCGCTTACGTCGTGGTGCCGGAAGCGCTCGTCGAAAGATTCGAGCAGATCGTTCAGATTTTCGCCGGTGGCAGCCCCGAGCTGACGCAGGCTATCGTTACCGCGTTCATCGCGGAAGGGCATTTCGCGCGGCATATACAGCGGATGCGCAAACTCTACGCGGAGCGGCGCGAAGCGACGATTGCCGGCCTCGGGAACGTGCTCGGACACCACGTGCATATCGACATACCGCCAGGCGGAATGCACGTGATCCTGCGCCTCAAGGGACGCCGGTCGGATCGTCGACTCGTATCGCGGATGCGGGAAGAGGGCCTGTACGGAGAAGCATTGACGGACTGGACGGTGGACGGCGATGGACCTTCTGCCGTTCTCGTCAGCTTTACGAACGTCGCCTCGCAGCGGGCTGCGGAGAACCTCGGACGCCGGATCCTGAAGTCGATGTCATAG